Proteins encoded within one genomic window of Nitrospina gracilis 3/211:
- a CDS encoding flagellin, which yields VVIQIGADSTADSRFNLNFEMNLTAMNTSTLGINAVSITGAAEALTTLDHITTALETLSNARGRVGAVQNRLVRTINNLSVTIENVQAAESQIRDADIAQEIANLTRNQILVEASTAMVGQANLIPQSVLQLLQ from the coding sequence GTCGTGATTCAGATCGGCGCCGATTCTACAGCCGACAGCCGTTTCAACTTGAATTTCGAAATGAATCTGACCGCCATGAACACCAGCACCCTGGGGATAAACGCCGTTAGCATAACCGGGGCAGCGGAGGCTTTGACCACTTTGGACCATATCACCACGGCGCTTGAAACCCTTTCCAACGCGCGCGGCAGAGTCGGTGCGGTTCAGAACCGGCTGGTGCGGACCATCAACAACCTGTCCGTCACCATCGAGAACGTGCAGGCCGCCGAGTCGCAGATCCGCGACGCGGACATCGCCCAGGAGATTGCCAACCTGACGCGAAACCAGATCCTGGTAGAGGCTTCGACGGCAATGGTTGGTCAGGCAAACCTGATTCCGCAGAGCGTTCTGCAGCTGCTCCAGTAA
- a CDS encoding flagellin N-terminal helical domain-containing protein: MAIRIFNNIPSLTAQRLLGVNNNRLAQSIERISSGLRINRGADDPAGLALSEKLRGDIRALTQALRNANDGVSMINVAEAGLG, translated from the coding sequence ATGGCAATCCGGATTTTCAACAACATTCCGTCCCTGACGGCACAGCGTCTGCTGGGAGTCAACAACAACAGGCTGGCGCAGTCCATCGAGCGCATCTCCTCGGGCCTGCGCATCAACCGTGGTGCCGACGACCCGGCGGGACTCGCCCTCTCGGAAAAACTGCGCGGCGACATCCGCGCCCTCACCCAGGCGCTCCGCAACGCCAACGACGGCGTTTCCATGATCAACGTCGCCGAAGCGGGACTGGGT
- a CDS encoding ABC transporter ATP-binding protein has protein sequence MIEVQNLAKSYGPRSAIQGLTFQVNQGEVVGFLGPNGAGKTTTMNILCCILPASSGTARVCGFDIFEQSYEIRKRIGYLPETPPLYQDMVVSKYLAFAAGLRGVPKKQIPSAVDRVLGQCHIRDVQDRIIGRLSKGYQQRIGLAQAMIHDPEILILDEPTIGLDPIQIIEIRKLIQELGKSHTILLSSHILPEVTQICQRVIIIHEGRIAAMDTLDGLNASLRHSNRLELKVRNADTGITPKLEALDKVSAVHPDGVNRFIIDIESNQPAQDDVARMVLEQGWGLEELKPVSMTLEDIFLKLTTEEKLDTPS, from the coding sequence ATGATAGAGGTTCAAAATCTGGCCAAATCGTACGGTCCCCGGTCAGCCATTCAAGGCCTCACATTTCAAGTCAACCAGGGAGAAGTGGTCGGTTTTCTGGGACCCAACGGCGCCGGTAAAACCACCACGATGAATATTCTCTGCTGTATTCTTCCCGCCTCCAGCGGCACGGCGCGGGTGTGCGGTTTCGACATCTTCGAGCAATCCTACGAAATCCGCAAGCGCATCGGCTACCTGCCGGAGACGCCGCCCCTGTACCAGGACATGGTGGTGTCGAAATATCTTGCGTTCGCCGCGGGGCTGCGCGGGGTGCCGAAAAAACAGATCCCCTCCGCCGTGGACCGGGTTCTCGGCCAGTGCCATATCCGGGACGTCCAAGACCGCATCATCGGCCGCCTCTCGAAAGGCTACCAGCAGCGCATCGGGCTGGCGCAGGCGATGATCCACGATCCGGAGATCCTCATCCTCGACGAACCGACCATCGGCCTCGACCCCATCCAGATCATCGAAATCCGCAAGCTCATTCAGGAGCTGGGCAAGTCGCATACGATTCTTTTGAGCTCGCACATCCTTCCCGAAGTGACGCAGATCTGCCAGCGCGTCATCATCATTCACGAGGGCCGCATCGCGGCGATGGACACCCTCGACGGTTTGAACGCGTCGCTGCGCCACAGCAACCGGCTGGAGTTGAAGGTGCGAAACGCCGACACCGGCATCACTCCCAAGCTGGAAGCGCTGGACAAGGTCTCCGCCGTGCACCCGGATGGAGTCAACCGGTTTATCATCGACATTGAGTCCAACCAGCCGGCGCAGGACGATGTGGCACGGATGGTGCTGGAGCAGGGATGGGGGCTTGAGGAATTGAAGCCGGTGTCGATGACGCTGGAAGATATTTTCCTGAAACTGACCACCGAGGAAAAACTGGATACGCCGTCATGA
- a CDS encoding flagellin N-terminal helical domain-containing protein, which produces MAIRIFNNIPSLTAQRLLGVNNSRLAQSIERISSGLRINRGADDPAGLALSEKLRGDIRALTQALRNANDGVSMINVAEAGLG; this is translated from the coding sequence ATGGCAATTCGGATTTTCAACAACATACCGTCCCTGACGGCGCAGCGTCTGCTGGGAGTCAACAACAGCCGGCTGGCGCAGTCCATCGAGCGCATCTCCTCGGGCCTGCGCATCAACCGTGGTGCCGACGACCCGGCGGGACTCGCCCTCTCGGAAAAACTGCGCGGCGACATCCGCGCGCTGACCCAGGCGCTGCGCAACGCCAACGACGGCGTTTCCATGATCAACGTCGCCGAAGCGGGACTGGGC
- a CDS encoding ABC transporter permease, translated as MREIIAGKFLGCLCVVAVMLLLSSYSVIFILFMGSPEIGPILSGYLGILLMAACYISLGIFASSLTDNQIIAAVISFGFILFMWIIGWAAQSAGPELGELLNYISLVSHMESFLQGVIDSSDVAYYLSFIAFGLFLTYRVVESRRWS; from the coding sequence ATGCGCGAGATCATCGCGGGCAAGTTTCTGGGATGCCTGTGCGTCGTTGCAGTGATGTTGCTGTTGTCCTCTTACTCGGTGATCTTCATCCTCTTCATGGGCTCGCCGGAGATCGGCCCGATCCTCTCCGGCTACCTGGGCATCCTTCTGATGGCGGCGTGTTACATCTCGCTCGGCATCTTCGCTTCCTCGCTGACCGACAACCAGATCATCGCCGCGGTGATCAGCTTTGGATTCATCCTGTTCATGTGGATCATCGGCTGGGCCGCGCAGTCCGCGGGTCCGGAGCTGGGAGAACTGCTCAATTACATTTCGCTGGTCAGCCACATGGAGTCGTTTCTGCAGGGCGTGATCGATTCCAGCGACGTGGCCTATTACCTGTCGTTCATCGCCTTCGGCCTGTTCCTGACGTACCGGGTGGTGGAATCGCGGAGGTGGAGCTGA
- a CDS encoding DUF3592 domain-containing protein, with protein MVADWMGLIFAVAGLGAVVYAWRIRNKAESARFWPVATGKVQRSSIKLERGGGYQSSNSTYRADVRYRYRVGGRSYSNNKILIGGQLQMGFRSRAEEHCRRYPVGTEVEVLYNPDNPQEACLEAREETSGFLQLVGGGFAVFGVMMYLGLLPF; from the coding sequence ATGGTTGCGGATTGGATGGGTCTGATATTTGCGGTGGCCGGGCTGGGCGCCGTGGTGTACGCCTGGCGGATCCGGAATAAAGCCGAGTCCGCCCGTTTCTGGCCCGTGGCAACGGGTAAGGTTCAGCGCTCTTCCATCAAGCTGGAGAGGGGAGGGGGCTACCAGTCTTCCAACAGCACCTACCGCGCCGACGTGCGTTACCGTTACCGCGTCGGCGGTCGTTCCTACTCCAACAATAAAATCCTCATCGGCGGGCAATTGCAGATGGGGTTTCGAAGCCGTGCCGAAGAGCACTGCCGCCGTTACCCGGTCGGCACCGAGGTGGAAGTTTTGTACAATCCCGACAACCCGCAGGAAGCCTGCCTGGAGGCGCGTGAGGAAACCTCCGGATTTCTCCAACTCGTGGGTGGCGGGTTCGCCGTGTTTGGCGTCATGATGTACCTGGGCCTCTTGCCGTTCTGA
- a CDS encoding cytidylyltransferase domain-containing protein produces the protein MTPAAIVYAPNRPETDPGHALNLLEGTPLVQHVLQRLRNSNQIDRIVLLADENASTDRLAQVAEAMEAGFTITASPSSLRSWVQAAEELGADQVVPVGANLPLIDVELLDALIKEHQKSRADYTITSDYVPPGTTAPVMRLEVCRTLSKTNKPIADPGALLAALEDPVHALQAAATRAPWYLRNVNVRLVVETAKDYELLGMLYGKYLNDSGTVALDEVIYFLSQNPGIAGYNLT, from the coding sequence ATGACCCCTGCCGCTATCGTTTACGCCCCCAACCGTCCGGAGACCGATCCCGGCCATGCCCTCAATCTGCTGGAGGGAACCCCGCTGGTCCAGCATGTGCTTCAACGACTGCGCAACTCCAACCAAATCGACCGCATCGTTCTCCTGGCCGATGAAAACGCTTCCACAGACCGTTTGGCCCAAGTGGCGGAAGCTATGGAGGCGGGGTTCACCATCACCGCATCTCCATCCTCACTCCGTTCCTGGGTTCAGGCGGCGGAGGAACTGGGTGCAGACCAGGTTGTTCCCGTCGGGGCCAACCTGCCGTTGATCGATGTCGAACTGCTCGATGCCCTCATAAAAGAGCACCAGAAATCCCGCGCCGATTATACCATCACTTCCGATTATGTCCCCCCCGGCACCACCGCCCCGGTGATGCGCCTGGAGGTGTGCCGCACCTTATCGAAAACAAACAAGCCCATCGCCGACCCCGGAGCTCTATTGGCCGCTTTGGAGGATCCCGTGCACGCGCTGCAGGCCGCAGCCACCCGCGCCCCCTGGTACCTGCGCAACGTCAACGTTCGACTGGTCGTGGAAACGGCGAAAGACTATGAACTGCTGGGCATGTTGTACGGAAAATACTTGAACGACTCCGGAACCGTGGCACTGGATGAAGTCATATACTTTCTCAGCCAGAACCCGGGTATCGCCGGGTACAACCTGACCTGA
- a CDS encoding flagellin — protein sequence IVIQIGADSTVDSRFNLNFEMNLTAMSTTTLGIHDQSITSAALALTTLEAITTALETLSNARGRVGAVQNRLVRTINNLSVTIENVQAAESQIRDADIAQEIANLTRNQILVQASTAMVGQANLIPQSVLQLLQ from the coding sequence ATCGTGATCCAGATCGGCGCCGATTCCACAGTCGACAGCCGTTTCAACTTGAATTTCGAAATGAATCTGACCGCGATGAGTACCACCACGCTAGGGATTCACGACCAGAGTATAACCTCGGCAGCGTTGGCTTTGACCACCCTGGAGGCGATCACCACTGCGCTTGAAACCCTTTCCAATGCACGCGGCAGAGTCGGTGCGGTTCAGAACCGGCTGGTGCGGACCATCAACAACCTGTCCGTCACCATCGAGAACGTGCAGGCCGCCGAGTCGCAGATCCGCGACGCGGACATCGCCCAGGAGATCGCCAACCTGACGCGAAACCAGATCCTGGTTCAGGCCTCGACGGCGATGGTCGGTCAGGCAAACCTGATTCCGCAGAGCGTTCTGCAGCTGCTCCAGTAA
- a CDS encoding S66 peptidase family protein, with amino-acid sequence MAQSRLTRPKKLKQGDAVGIVAPAGPVDPEQLEKGLRVIRGMGFHPVPGENLAARNGFLAGNDADRAQDLMAMFENPEIKGIFCARGGYGVNRILPLLKPKVIQANPKVVVGSSDITLLLLYLMQKCSLIPFHGPMIAGSFGCRPMTLSKTQFRKTLTATAGAGKLSAPHARVLRPGKARGKLTGGCLTLLCRSLRTPYEIQTGGHLLVIEDVNEPAYRIDGMLWQLKTAGKFKNIKGLVVGEMVQCNNGARGGAGLDDVILDALRDASFPILTNCPVGHGNEMWTLPWGVEAAMTTESRLLEIKGTALT; translated from the coding sequence ATGGCCCAATCCCGATTGACGCGCCCGAAAAAACTGAAGCAGGGGGATGCCGTTGGCATCGTTGCCCCAGCGGGTCCGGTGGACCCCGAACAACTGGAAAAGGGATTGCGCGTGATCCGAGGCATGGGATTTCACCCGGTTCCGGGTGAAAACCTCGCCGCCCGCAACGGGTTCCTTGCCGGCAATGACGCGGACCGTGCGCAGGACCTGATGGCGATGTTTGAGAATCCCGAAATCAAGGGCATATTTTGTGCGCGGGGAGGGTACGGGGTCAACCGCATTTTGCCTTTGCTCAAGCCGAAGGTCATCCAGGCGAACCCGAAAGTGGTGGTGGGATCCAGCGACATCACGCTGTTGCTTCTCTACCTGATGCAGAAGTGCTCGTTGATCCCTTTTCACGGTCCGATGATAGCGGGCAGCTTCGGGTGCCGGCCGATGACGCTGTCCAAAACCCAGTTCCGCAAAACACTCACCGCCACTGCCGGTGCCGGAAAACTGTCCGCCCCGCACGCGCGGGTCCTTCGGCCGGGCAAGGCACGAGGCAAACTCACCGGAGGGTGCCTCACACTCCTCTGCCGGTCTCTTCGCACCCCTTATGAAATCCAGACTGGCGGCCACCTGCTGGTCATCGAGGATGTCAATGAACCCGCCTACCGTATTGACGGCATGCTGTGGCAGTTGAAAACCGCGGGGAAGTTCAAAAACATCAAGGGTCTCGTTGTGGGGGAGATGGTCCAGTGCAATAACGGGGCACGAGGCGGGGCCGGGCTGGACGACGTGATTCTGGACGCCCTGAGGGACGCCTCGTTCCCGATCCTCACTAACTGTCCGGTGGGCCATGGAAACGAAATGTGGACCCTTCCCTGGGGCGTGGAGGCGGCAATGACCACTGAGTCACGCTTGCTGGAAATCAAGGGCACCGCGCTGACCTGA
- a CDS encoding ABC transporter permease: MKQSLWIAKRELNAFFQSPIFYVVTTVFLALYSWMFYSLLALFGAQSFQAPQFQQMGQILNVNQFVIEPSLANMSVILLFIIPLITMRALAEEKRTRPFPFFCPRRYTCARSSRASFWDACASLQ, from the coding sequence ATGAAACAATCGCTGTGGATCGCCAAACGGGAACTGAACGCGTTTTTCCAGTCGCCCATATTCTACGTGGTGACGACCGTGTTCCTCGCGCTGTACAGCTGGATGTTTTACAGCCTCCTGGCCCTGTTCGGGGCCCAGAGCTTCCAAGCGCCGCAGTTCCAGCAAATGGGCCAGATCCTCAACGTCAACCAGTTCGTGATCGAACCGTCGCTGGCCAACATGTCGGTGATCCTGCTTTTCATCATTCCGCTCATCACCATGCGCGCATTGGCCGAAGAAAAAAGAACAAGACCTTTCCCCTTCTTCTGTCCTCGCCGGTACACATGCGCGAGATCATCGCGGGCAAGTTTCTGGGATGCCTGTGCGTCGTTGCAGTGA